In a single window of the Gossypium hirsutum isolate 1008001.06 chromosome A13, Gossypium_hirsutum_v2.1, whole genome shotgun sequence genome:
- the LOC107893794 gene encoding arginine decarboxylase, translated as MPALACCVDAAAVAPPGYAAFFAGDSSLPSAVPFSASTADAADSNSTHWSPAHSSALYRIDGWGAPYFSVNNAGNITVRPYGTDTLAHQEIDLLKIVKKVSDPKSVGGLGLQLPLIVRVPDVLKNRLESLQSAFESAIQAQGYESHYQGVYPVKCNQDRFVVEDIVKFGAPFRFGLEAGSKPELLLAMSCLCKGNPEALLVCNGFKDAEYIFLALLARKLALNTVIVLEEEEEVDLVIEISKKLSVRPVIGVRAKLRTKHSGHFGSTSGEKGKFGLTTIQILRVVKRLQDSGMLDCLQLLHFHIGSQIPSTALLQAGVVEAAQIYSELVRLGADMKVIDIGGGLGIDYDGSKSGNSDLSVSYGLQEYASAVVNAVRFVCDRKSIKHPIICSESGRAIVSHHSILIFEAMSATAPTTPAMNQVDLPFILEGLSEDARVDCWNLSQAAMRHETESCFVYADQLKQRCVEQFKEGTLGIEQLAAVDGLCDLVSKVVDASEPARTYHVNLSIFTSIPDFWSIGQIFPIVPIHRLDERPEVRGILSDLTCDSDGKIDKFIGGETSLPLHGLEGNGGGSSGGANGRYYLGMFLGGAYQESLGGVHNLFGGPSVVSVSQSDGPYSFAVTRAAPGPSCGDVLRVMQHEPELMFETLKHRAEEFCGQDHGNEGTHAALVSTIARSFHNMPYLVAASPCSLTAMNNNGFYYCNEEDYNAAVDSGASEDEQWSYCYA; from the coding sequence ATGCCGGCCCTGGCTTGCTGCGTAGATGCTGCTGCCGTAGCGCCTCCTGGTTACGCGGCTTTCTTTGCTGGGGACAGCTCCCTTCCCTCGGCGGTCCCTTTTTCCGCCTCCACCGCCGACGCCGCTGATTCCAACTCAACCCATTGGTCCCCAGCGCACTCCTCCGCTCTCTACCGCATCGACGGATGGGGAGCCCCCTACTTTTCCGTCAATAACGCCGGCAATATCACCGTTCGTCCGTACGGAACGGACACTCTGGCCCACCAAGAAATCGATTTGCTGAAAATCGTTAAGAAAGTCTCGGATCCGAAATCTGTGGGCGGGCTGGGTTTACAGCTTCCCCTTATTGTTCGGGTGCCCGATGTGCTGAAAAACCGGCTCGAGTCTCTTCAATCGGCTTTTGAATCAGCCATCCAAGCCCAAGGCTACGAGTCTCATTACCAAGGCGTTTATCCCGTGAAATGTAACCAAGATAGGTTCGTTGTTGAAGACATAGTTAAATTCGGGGCGCCCTTCCGCTTCGGGCTTGAGGCCGGGTCAAAACCCGAACTTCTCCTTGCCATGAGCTGCCTTTGCAAGGGAAACCCAGAGGCGTTATTGGTCTGCAATGGTTTCAAAGATGCTGAGTACATTTTCCTTGCCTTGCTAGCAAGGAAGCTCGCGTTGAACACTGTAATTGTTCTTGAAGAAGAGGAGGAGGTGGATTTGGTTATTGAAATAAGCAAGAAACTTTCTGTTCGACCCGTGATTGGAGTCCGAGCCAAGCTGAGAACCAAACACTCGGGTCATTTCGGATCCACCTCGGGTGAGAAAGGTAAGTTCGGGTTGACAACGATCCAGATTTTAAGGGTTGTTAAAAGGCTTCAGGATTCGGGGATGCTTGATTGTCTGCAATTGTTACACTTCCATATTGGATCCCAAATCCCTTCAACAGCTTTGCTTCAAGCTGGTGTCGTCGAAGCTGCTCAAATCTATTCCGAATTAGTCCGTCTTGGTGCTGACATGAAAGTTATTGACATTGGAGGCGGCCTTGGAATCGATTACGACGGGTCAAAATCCGGTAATTCTGATCTCTCTGTTTCTTATGGCCTTCAGGAATATGCTTCAGCTGTTGTTAATGCTGTTCGGTTTGTCTGTGACCGTAAATCTATCAAGCATCCAATTATCTGTAGTGAAAGTGGTAGAGCTATTGTTTCCCATCATTCTATTTTGATATTTGAGGCCATGTCTGCTACTGCTCCTACTACCCCAGCAATGAACCAAGTTGACCTTCCATTTATTTTGGAGGGTCTCTCGGAGGATGCTCGTGTCGATTGTTGGAACTTGAGCCAGGCAGCAATGAGACATGAGACGGAGTCCTGTTTCGTTTATGCTGATCAGTTGAAGCAAAGATGTGTGGAACAGTTCAAAGAAGGGACTTTGGGGATTGAACAGCTTGCCGCTGTTGATGGCTTATGCGACTTAGTTTCTAAAGTGGTTGATGCATCTGAACCTGCTAGGACATACCATGTCAATCTTTCGATTTTCACTTCGATCCCTGATTTTTGGAGTATTGGTCAGATTTTTCCCATAGTCCCCATTCATCGATTGGATGAAAGGCCTGAAGTGAGGGGGATTTTGTCTGATTTAACCTGTGACAGTGATGGGAAGATTGATAAGTTCATAGGAGGTGAAACAAGCTTGCCTTTACATGGGTTGGAAGGTAATGGTGGTGGTAGCAGTGGTGGTGCTAATGGGCGGTACTATTTAGGGATGTTCTTGGGTGGGGCTTACCAGGAATCCCTCGGTGGAGTTCACAACCTCTTTGGTGGCCCAAGTGTTGTTAGCGTGTCGCAGAGTGATGGTCCATATAGCTTTGCGGTTACACGGGCGGCGCCTGGTCCGTCATGTGGGGATGTCCTCCGAGTGATGCAGCACGAGCCCGAGCTCATGTTTGAGACCCTCAAGCACCGTGCGGAAGAATTTTGTGGACAGGACCATGGCAATGAAGGCACCCATGCTGCTTTAGTTAGCACCATTGCTCGTTCTTTCCACAACATGCCTTATCTTGTAGCGGCATCTCCTTGTTCGTTGACTGCCATGAATAACAATGGCTTCTACTATTGCAATGAGGAAGATTACAATGCTGCTGTCGATTCTGGGGCTAGTGAGGACGAGCAGTGGTCCTATTGCTACGCCTGA